ACCATGCTTGCCGACTGTGGCGTGCTCATAGAGCAGCGCGCGGGCGCGGGCGAGGAGTCCTCGTGGGGGGTCAACGAGGAGCGCTCCTTCGCCCAGGGAGCGGAGCTCGGCGCCGTCGAGGCCATGACCCTGGAGCTCGCCTGCCGTCCTCTGCTCTCTGAGAGAGGCTTCCCCTTCGCGTGCGAGCTGCGCTTTGCCCTTGCCAAGCTCAACCGCGCCTTCGCGGAGTCCGTCAGCGGACAGGACGCAGGCGCGGCGGGTGAGAGCCGCCAGCTGGCTGCTCTGCGCGCCTGCCTGGTCGCGCGACACGTCGCGTCCGTCACCTACGTCGACGCGCGCGGGCGCGAGTCCGAGCGTGTCATAGCTCCCTACGGCTTCTTTGACCTGCGCGGCGTTCTCTATCTCGTGGCGGGGCACGGCGACGCGCAGGGGGCGGGCGTCGATGGCGGCACCACGCGCACCTATCGCGTCGAGCGCTTCGCGCGCGTCAAGGAGGACGCGCGGACGACCTTTGAGGTGCCCCCTGACTTTGACGTGAACGACTGGAGGCGGCTCCCGTTTCAGATGGGCGACGACGCCACGGCCGCCGCCTTCGAGGTTCCCCCCGCACGGGAGGAGGAGCTCAGGAGGGCCTCTCTGGGGCGCGGCCGCTTTGAGCGGAGCCAGGCGACCCTGACGTGGCACATCGAGGCCAGCTCGCTCGAAGACGCCGCGAGCTGGGCGGTTGCCCAGGGAATCAGGCCTCTGGGCCCCCCTGAGCTCGTCCGCGCCTGGCGAGACGTGCTCGAGGGGGCGCTCGCCCATGTCTCGTAGCGCCTCTGCGGTCGGACGCCCTGGCGCCCTCGATGAGGCCCGCGAGGTCGTGGCCCTTGTCGCCAGCCTGAGCGAGAGCGGGGACGCCCTCACTGTTGGGGCCGTGGCCAGCCGGCTTGCCGTGAGCCCCGCGCGCGCCGAGAAGCTCATCGAGCTCGTGTGCACGGCGGCCACGAGCGATGAGGTCCCGCTTCCCCTCGTGTCCGAGGACGGGGGGCGCGAGGTCACGCTGCACCTCGTCGCCGAGGGCCTGCGCGGCAGGCGTCTGCGGCTCACCCGCTCCGAGACCATCGCGCTCGTCGCGGCGCTGAAGCGCCTGAACGTCGAAGAGAATGATCCGCTCTTCAGAAGGCTTTCGGACTCCCTTGCCCAGGAGGGCCTCGACCCCGAGCTCGTCGAGCGCCGTCTGGGGTCCCCTCTGGACCAGGGCGTGTCGCAGGCCCTCTCCGTCTGCGCGCTCGCCCGCGTGAGGCGCGAGGAGCTCGGGTTTGGCTACCGAAGGGTCGGCGAAAAGACCGAGGAGGAGCGCCGCGTGGCCCCCCGCGCGCTGCGACACGAGGAGGGCTCCTGGTACCTCGATGCCCTTGACCTCGACCGACAGGGGGAGCGGACCTTCCGCGTGGACCGCATGGCGCGCGCACGCTGCCTGGGGCCCGTCCAGGCAGGCAGCAGCGAGGAAAAGTCGCGCCGGAGGTTCGTGGACGTCACCTTCTCAGATGAACGCTACCTTCAGCTGCTTCCCTGGCACGACCTTGAGGCACGGGGAACGGATGCGAAGGGCCACGTGCACGCCACGCTGCCCTACTACGGGGGAGCGTGGCTGCCCCGGATGCTCGTCGCTTGCGCGGGCACGGCCATGACCGACGACGCCGAGGTCAACGCCGCCGCGCGTGCCTATGCGAGCGGACAGCTCCCGAGCCCTCGGGCCTAGGGTCTTCGGACCTGGAGTCTTGCTGCGGGTGCTACTCGTGCGAGGAGCGCCACAGCTCCAGGTAGCGCCCCATGTTGTCGCTTTCGAGCTTGGTCACGCTCCTCGAAGGCAGGGAGCCCACGAAGAGACGCCCGTAGCCCTTGGAGGAGACGCGGGAGTCCGCGAGCACGAGCACGCCCGTGTCGCTCGCCGAGCGGATGAGGCGCCCGGCGGCCTGCTTGACCGAGATGACGGCCTCGGGCAGAGAGTACTTCCACCAGGCCCTCTCCTCGCGCAGGTCGCGCTCGCGCACGAGCGGGTCGTTCGGGCTCGCGAAGGGGAGCTTGGGGATGACCACGCAGCGCAGGGTGTCGCCCGTGGCGTCGAAGCCCTCCCAGAACGACTTGAGCGCGAGCAGCGAGAGGCTCTTCTCGGCCACGAAGCGCTGGCGCAGGCGACGCGCGGAGGAACCCTTCGACTGGCAGGCCACGTCGAGTCCCACGGCGGCCAGGCGCGGGCGCAGACCCTCGTAGACGCGCTCCATGTCGCGCCTGTTTGTGAAGAGCGTGAGCACGGAGCCGCCCATGGCTCGGTGGACGTCAAAGAGCAGGTCCTCCAGGGCTCCGAGGTAGGCTCGGTCGCTGGGGGCGGGAAGGTCTCTGGC
This is a stretch of genomic DNA from Thermophilibacter immobilis. It encodes these proteins:
- a CDS encoding WYL domain-containing protein, translated to MSRSASAVGRPGALDEAREVVALVASLSESGDALTVGAVASRLAVSPARAEKLIELVCTAATSDEVPLPLVSEDGGREVTLHLVAEGLRGRRLRLTRSETIALVAALKRLNVEENDPLFRRLSDSLAQEGLDPELVERRLGSPLDQGVSQALSVCALARVRREELGFGYRRVGEKTEEERRVAPRALRHEEGSWYLDALDLDRQGERTFRVDRMARARCLGPVQAGSSEEKSRRRFVDVTFSDERYLQLLPWHDLEARGTDAKGHVHATLPYYGGAWLPRMLVACAGTAMTDDAEVNAAARAYASGQLPSPRA
- a CDS encoding helix-turn-helix transcriptional regulator; protein product: MKLTRDDERARRICSLALEFMNARAPLTSSAVARAFYPELAPSSFRRAFARDRTMLADCGVLIEQRAGAGEESSWGVNEERSFAQGAELGAVEAMTLELACRPLLSERGFPFACELRFALAKLNRAFAESVSGQDAGAAGESRQLAALRACLVARHVASVTYVDARGRESERVIAPYGFFDLRGVLYLVAGHGDAQGAGVDGGTTRTYRVERFARVKEDARTTFEVPPDFDVNDWRRLPFQMGDDATAAAFEVPPAREEELRRASLGRGRFERSQATLTWHIEASSLEDAASWAVAQGIRPLGPPELVRAWRDVLEGALAHVS